The Arthrobacter sp. NicSoilC5 genome has a window encoding:
- a CDS encoding helix-turn-helix transcriptional regulator, translating to MGQSAEFGKFLKAMRSRLSPEVAGTGPSTGARRVPGLRREEVARLAGVSTDYYVRLEQGRNIHPSRTVLDAVARALRLDSSEHAHMLDLLENCAGAPREPGANAAQGVRPALRQLLDAVGEVPALVLGRRNDVLAGNRMAFLLFADFPALPPAERNLTRWTILDPAARELFRDWKTVAAEAAGSLRLDVGRHPNDPQANHLVGELAVHSEHFRQWWAGHRVATRAAGTVRLHHPAVGDLELNFENLVLPEDPDQTLRVYSARPGSPSSDALALLGSLGAAPDAGLERDPAAMAESGDAG from the coding sequence ATGGGTCAAAGCGCCGAGTTCGGAAAATTCCTCAAAGCCATGCGGTCCCGGCTGAGCCCGGAAGTCGCAGGGACGGGCCCCAGTACGGGCGCCCGCAGGGTTCCGGGCCTGCGGCGTGAGGAAGTGGCGCGCCTGGCCGGGGTCAGCACCGACTACTACGTGCGGCTGGAACAGGGCCGCAATATCCACCCGTCACGCACGGTCCTGGACGCCGTTGCCAGGGCCCTGCGGCTGGACAGCAGCGAGCACGCGCACATGCTGGACCTGCTCGAGAACTGCGCGGGCGCTCCCCGCGAACCGGGTGCCAATGCAGCCCAGGGCGTCCGGCCGGCGCTGCGCCAACTCCTGGACGCGGTGGGGGAGGTGCCCGCGCTGGTGCTGGGCCGCCGCAACGACGTGCTGGCCGGCAACAGGATGGCGTTCCTCTTGTTCGCCGATTTCCCCGCGCTGCCGCCCGCGGAGCGGAACCTCACACGCTGGACCATCCTTGACCCGGCTGCGCGGGAACTGTTCAGGGACTGGAAAACCGTGGCGGCAGAAGCCGCGGGCTCCCTCCGCCTGGACGTGGGCCGGCACCCCAACGACCCCCAGGCGAACCACCTGGTGGGGGAGCTGGCGGTCCACAGCGAACACTTCCGCCAGTGGTGGGCGGGGCACCGGGTTGCCACCCGCGCTGCAGGCACCGTCCGGCTGCACCATCCCGCGGTGGGGGACCTGGAACTGAACTTTGAAAACCTGGTCCTGCCGGAGGACCCCGACCAGACGCTCCGGGTGTACTCCGCCCGGCCGGGATCGCCGTCGTCGGACGCCCTGGCACTGCTGGGAAGCCTCGGGGCAGCCCCGGATGCCGGCCTGGAACGGGACCCTGCCGCGATGGCCGAAAGCGGCGACGCGGGCTGA
- a CDS encoding dodecin has translation MSNHTYSISEIVGTSTEGVDDAVRNGIAKASQTLRNLDWFEVKEVRGHLEDGKVADWQVTIKIGFRLEDH, from the coding sequence TTGTCCAACCACACGTACAGCATTTCTGAAATTGTCGGCACCTCCACCGAGGGCGTGGACGACGCTGTCCGCAACGGCATTGCCAAGGCATCCCAGACCCTGCGGAACCTCGACTGGTTTGAGGTCAAGGAGGTCCGCGGCCACCTGGAGGACGGAAAGGTCGCAGACTGGCAGGTCACCATCAAGATTGGCTTCCGACTGGAAGATCACTAA
- a CDS encoding FadR/GntR family transcriptional regulator codes for MARKSLVGVVADELLDRIIEGEFPPGSTVPGEHELSARHEVSRMTVREAMKTLQAQRILSVERGRGTFVNPLSRWASLEAVLRAASEGKNDADASIQLIELRRMLETGACELAAGRIVEEDITSLFNYISAMKAAHSINDVAAFVEADLAFHDVILRASGNVFVSVLFEPLHRVLEKRRTETSAVPAIQEHAIGHHQNIAEALESRDPDRSRQAMDAHMQQTLDDLKQLVLDAK; via the coding sequence ATGGCAAGGAAGTCACTGGTGGGCGTGGTGGCCGATGAGCTGCTGGACCGCATCATCGAAGGCGAGTTTCCGCCCGGCTCCACCGTTCCCGGCGAACACGAACTGAGCGCTCGCCACGAGGTCAGCCGCATGACGGTCCGCGAGGCGATGAAGACGCTGCAGGCCCAGCGCATCCTCAGCGTGGAGCGCGGCCGGGGCACCTTCGTTAATCCCTTGAGCCGCTGGGCCTCCCTCGAAGCCGTGCTGCGCGCCGCATCCGAGGGCAAGAACGACGCCGATGCCTCCATCCAGCTCATCGAGCTGCGCAGGATGCTCGAAACGGGCGCCTGTGAACTTGCCGCAGGACGGATCGTCGAGGAAGACATCACGTCCCTTTTCAACTACATTTCCGCGATGAAGGCCGCCCACAGCATCAACGATGTTGCCGCTTTCGTGGAAGCAGACCTTGCGTTCCACGACGTCATCCTGCGGGCATCCGGGAATGTGTTCGTGTCGGTCCTGTTTGAGCCGCTGCACCGCGTGCTGGAAAAGCGCAGGACCGAGACCTCCGCCGTCCCTGCGATCCAGGAGCACGCAATCGGCCATCACCAGAACATTGCCGAGGCCCTGGAGTCCCGTGATCCTGACCGGTCGCGCCAGGCCATGGACGCGCACATGCAGCAGACGCTCGATGACTTGAAGCAGCTGGTGCTGGACGCCAAGTAG
- a CDS encoding four-carbon acid sugar kinase family protein → MTHEADVLAAYPADLEIPAGLVAGALAASNAAVPRVLVVLDDDPTGTQSVADLPVLTRWEVEDFTWAFGQGKPAVYVLTNTRSLDPAEAAARNEEVVRNALAAAGSQDSAGSSLRLGFVSRSDSTLRGHFPLEPDVIAATVADVSGEKTDGVVLVPAFPDAGRLTIGGVHYMRGTGDAKGTLVPVSETEFAKDASFGFSTSVMADYVAEKSQGRFPADSVIVLDLNIIRAGSAAQDPAISAKAIADAIEPASDSTPIVADIVTENDFRALALGLEEAERRGKKLLYRVGPPFVRGRIGQDIRTALTSEEAYAGNTPSEAGGLIVVGSHVGVTTRQLNVLTAEHSSARIIEIDVEKLLGEENEAKAHLDQTVDAVVEALHTGDVIVHTSRLLIKTDDPAESLRIARTVSAAVVDVVNRTLKTFPPRFVIAKGGITSSDVAAHGLEIRHAIVRGPMLPGIVSLWEPVDGPAKGIPYIVFAGNVGDDDSLAQVTRKLSSTF, encoded by the coding sequence GTGACGCATGAAGCAGACGTTCTGGCCGCCTATCCGGCAGACCTCGAAATTCCCGCCGGGCTGGTTGCCGGCGCGCTGGCCGCTTCCAACGCGGCGGTTCCCCGCGTCCTGGTAGTGCTCGACGACGACCCCACCGGCACGCAGTCCGTGGCAGACCTGCCCGTGCTCACCCGCTGGGAAGTGGAAGACTTCACCTGGGCCTTCGGCCAGGGCAAGCCCGCCGTGTACGTCCTCACCAACACCCGCAGCCTTGACCCGGCCGAGGCGGCAGCCCGCAACGAGGAAGTGGTCCGCAACGCCCTGGCCGCAGCAGGATCGCAGGACTCCGCCGGCTCCAGTCTTCGACTGGGCTTCGTCAGCCGCAGCGATTCCACCCTCCGCGGCCACTTCCCCCTGGAACCGGACGTCATCGCAGCCACGGTTGCCGATGTCAGCGGTGAGAAGACCGACGGCGTCGTCCTGGTCCCCGCCTTCCCCGACGCCGGCAGGCTCACCATCGGCGGTGTCCACTACATGCGCGGCACCGGCGACGCCAAGGGAACCCTGGTCCCCGTCTCCGAGACCGAGTTCGCCAAGGACGCCTCCTTCGGCTTCAGCACCTCCGTCATGGCGGACTACGTCGCGGAAAAGTCGCAGGGCAGGTTCCCGGCAGACTCCGTGATTGTCCTGGACCTGAACATCATCCGTGCCGGCTCCGCCGCCCAGGACCCGGCCATCTCGGCCAAGGCCATCGCCGACGCCATCGAACCGGCCTCCGATTCCACGCCCATCGTCGCGGATATCGTCACCGAGAACGACTTCCGCGCGCTGGCTTTGGGCCTGGAAGAAGCCGAGCGCCGCGGCAAGAAGCTGCTGTACCGCGTCGGGCCGCCGTTCGTCCGCGGCCGCATCGGCCAGGACATCCGCACCGCGCTGACCTCGGAGGAGGCCTACGCGGGCAACACGCCGTCGGAGGCCGGCGGCCTGATCGTGGTGGGCTCGCACGTGGGCGTCACCACGCGCCAGCTCAACGTCCTCACCGCGGAACACAGCTCCGCCCGGATCATCGAGATCGACGTCGAGAAACTCCTCGGCGAGGAAAATGAAGCCAAGGCGCACCTGGACCAGACCGTGGACGCAGTCGTCGAAGCCCTCCACACCGGCGACGTCATCGTGCACACCAGCCGGCTCCTCATCAAGACCGACGACCCCGCCGAAAGCCTGCGGATCGCACGGACCGTTTCCGCCGCCGTCGTGGATGTGGTCAACCGGACCCTGAAGACCTTCCCGCCGCGGTTCGTCATCGCCAAGGGCGGAATCACGTCCTCGGACGTGGCAGCCCACGGCCTGGAAATCAGGCATGCCATTGTCCGCGGCCCCATGCTCCCGGGCATCGTTTCCCTCTGGGAACCAGTGGACGGTCCCGCCAAGGGCATCCCGTACATCGTTTTCGCCGGCAACGTGGGCGATGACGACTCGCTGGCCCAGGTCACCCGCAAGCTCAGCAGCACTTTCTAA
- a CDS encoding NAD(P)-dependent oxidoreductase → MTSNYTVTVLGLGAMGLPMATRLASQLTVHGFDIAEPRLELAREAGIATFSTAREAAKGADAVLLAVRNGEQLNDVLFGENGVASVLEPGAVVILGSTVGTDAIPATVAKLAEYGVDLVDAPLSGGPKRAGEGDLLIVVGASPEAREKAAPALDLLASTLTVVGDNPGDGQALKTVNQLLCGVHIAAAAEALALADALGLDQAKTLAALEAGAAGSFMLSNRGPRILEAYNEEGAEVLSRLDIFVKDMGIVGKATRAAGLAAPVAAAAEQLYLLGQAQGLAAADDSAVIKVVAPAKRTK, encoded by the coding sequence ATGACCAGCAATTACACCGTCACCGTCCTGGGCCTCGGCGCCATGGGCCTGCCCATGGCCACCCGCCTGGCCTCGCAGCTGACCGTCCACGGCTTCGACATCGCCGAACCCCGCCTGGAACTCGCCCGGGAAGCCGGGATCGCCACCTTCAGCACGGCCCGCGAAGCCGCCAAGGGTGCCGACGCCGTCCTCCTGGCCGTCCGCAACGGTGAACAGCTCAACGACGTCCTCTTCGGCGAAAACGGCGTGGCCTCCGTCCTGGAGCCGGGCGCCGTCGTCATCCTCGGCTCCACCGTGGGCACCGACGCCATCCCCGCCACGGTCGCCAAGCTGGCCGAATACGGCGTGGACCTGGTGGACGCGCCGCTGTCCGGCGGCCCCAAGCGCGCCGGCGAAGGCGACCTGCTGATCGTCGTCGGCGCTTCCCCTGAAGCCCGCGAAAAGGCCGCCCCCGCCCTGGACCTGCTCGCCTCCACCCTCACCGTGGTGGGCGACAACCCCGGTGACGGCCAGGCCCTGAAAACGGTCAACCAGCTCCTGTGCGGCGTCCACATCGCCGCCGCCGCCGAGGCCCTGGCCCTGGCCGACGCCCTGGGGCTGGACCAGGCCAAGACCCTCGCTGCCCTGGAAGCAGGCGCGGCAGGTTCCTTCATGCTCTCCAACCGCGGCCCCCGCATCCTGGAGGCCTACAACGAGGAAGGTGCCGAGGTGCTGTCCCGCCTGGACATCTTCGTCAAGGACATGGGCATCGTGGGCAAGGCGACCCGCGCCGCCGGCCTGGCAGCCCCCGTTGCCGCCGCCGCCGAACAGCTCTACCTCCTGGGCCAGGCCCAGGGCCTCGCCGCCGCCGATGACTCCGCCGTCATCAAGGTGGTCGCGCCCGCCAAGCGCACCAAGTAA
- a CDS encoding GntP family transporter has protein sequence MNHLMSPLIQRAADAPAIKPAVELGTPVLLTIAGVGIAILLVMIIRFKIQAFVALLTVSILVAVAATIPLQDIFTVVSSGVGSTMGKVAILIALGAVLGRMIEVSGGVQSLADHFTRKLGAKRVAVALTAVGFLVAIPVFFEVGIIVLVPIVYAFAKIAKVHPVKFGLPMAGIMLAIHVAVPPHPGIVAGAGVLGADIGLIALISLLICVPLGFLSYWVASIMNRKDYELLPAVKAQVEEFGSKSLVKVGHDGPGAAAVAPPRPGLIIFLIAAPIVQILLGTVGTLVLPKSDPLYGLAAFIGNPFLALLVAVALSFFLLAVRRGWSFKETGEIFEGSLPPIASILMVVAAGGVFGNVLQVSGIGSALSKTLDTLGVPLLLLGFIISLALRAAQGSATVAIVTTTGLLSAAVSGGGYSPAQIAVIVIAIGFGALGLSHVTDAGFWVVVRYYGLTVSDGLKTWTVLTTILGVAGFLLTFVAWILVGGLGA, from the coding sequence GTGAACCACCTGATGAGCCCGCTGATACAGCGGGCGGCCGATGCCCCGGCCATCAAGCCCGCCGTTGAGCTGGGCACCCCGGTACTGCTCACCATCGCAGGGGTGGGCATCGCCATCCTGCTGGTGATGATCATCCGCTTCAAGATCCAGGCCTTCGTGGCCCTGCTCACCGTCAGTATCCTGGTGGCCGTGGCGGCCACCATCCCGCTGCAGGACATCTTCACCGTGGTCTCCAGCGGTGTGGGCAGCACCATGGGCAAAGTCGCCATCCTGATCGCGCTCGGCGCAGTGCTGGGCCGCATGATCGAGGTGTCCGGCGGCGTCCAGTCGCTCGCGGACCACTTCACCCGCAAGCTGGGAGCCAAGCGCGTTGCCGTGGCGCTGACCGCCGTCGGCTTCCTCGTGGCCATCCCCGTCTTCTTCGAGGTGGGCATCATCGTGCTGGTGCCCATCGTGTACGCCTTCGCCAAGATCGCCAAGGTCCACCCCGTGAAGTTCGGCCTCCCCATGGCCGGCATCATGCTCGCCATCCACGTCGCGGTACCGCCGCACCCCGGAATCGTGGCCGGCGCCGGCGTGCTCGGTGCCGACATCGGGCTCATCGCCCTGATCTCACTGCTGATCTGCGTGCCCCTGGGCTTCCTGTCCTACTGGGTTGCGTCCATCATGAACCGCAAGGACTACGAGCTGCTGCCGGCCGTGAAGGCCCAGGTGGAGGAGTTCGGCTCCAAATCATTGGTCAAGGTGGGCCACGACGGTCCCGGAGCCGCCGCCGTCGCACCCCCGCGCCCGGGCCTGATCATCTTCCTGATCGCAGCGCCCATCGTGCAGATCCTGCTCGGTACCGTTGGCACCCTGGTGCTTCCCAAGTCCGATCCGCTGTACGGCCTCGCTGCCTTCATCGGCAACCCCTTCCTGGCCCTGCTGGTGGCCGTGGCGCTGTCCTTCTTCCTGCTGGCTGTCCGCCGCGGCTGGTCCTTCAAGGAAACCGGCGAGATCTTCGAAGGCTCCCTGCCGCCCATCGCCTCCATCCTGATGGTGGTGGCCGCCGGCGGCGTGTTCGGCAACGTACTGCAGGTTTCCGGCATCGGATCGGCGCTGTCCAAGACCCTGGACACCCTCGGCGTGCCGCTGCTGCTGCTCGGCTTCATCATCTCGCTGGCCCTCCGCGCCGCCCAGGGTTCGGCCACCGTGGCCATCGTGACCACCACCGGCCTGCTGTCCGCAGCAGTCAGCGGCGGCGGCTACAGCCCGGCACAGATCGCCGTGATCGTCATTGCCATCGGCTTCGGCGCCCTGGGACTGTCCCACGTAACAGACGCCGGCTTCTGGGTGGTAGTGCGCTACTACGGCCTCACCGTCTCCGACGGCCTGAAGACCTGGACCGTCCTGACCACCATCCTGGGCGTGGCCGGCTTCCTGCTGACCTTCGTCGCCTGGATCCTGGTGGGAGGCCTGGGCGCCTGA